ACTGGATATTTTTGATCGATTTTTTGTGCCCCAAATCTATACTGGTCCCAAGATATTGGTAGTGTCCTATAAATCGTGACCTTAATGCTGATGTAAAATAACATATTGTTTATGAGTGGAAAAGTATTAGAAAACCAAATCTGTTTGAATGAGAACTGTCCAGACTATAGAAAAAAGAACAAAGGTCAAATCACCAAAAAGGGTTTTAATGCCAAAGGTAAACAGATGTTCAAGTGTAAGACTTGCGGAATAAGATTTCCAGAAAGCAAAGGCACGGTATTTTACAAGAGACACTTAACAGATGAGCAGATCATACTGATATGCAAGCTATTGGTCGAGAAAAATAGTATTCGAGCTTATAGAACGCATAATGGAAATTCATAGGTGGAAAGGCTCAATACATCGTGAACACTTTTTATACTTACCTTGTTTAATGCATCCTTCGTGATGCATCATGGATACTGACGAAGAAGAGGGAATAGGAGGAAAAGAATGAAACACACAGATTTGAAGGAACTTGTTGAGTACAGCACAACAGCGCCGGTAAAAAAGGATATTCTAAGTACAGAGTGGTTCAATGTAGTTCTGGTATGTCTTGAAGAAGGACAGGAGATTCAGCCCCACCCAGAACCATATTCAGTACTGTTTCAAGTAATCGATGGGGAGGGGACCATAACTGTCGGAACTGAAAAATATGATGTCAAGCCTAATCACATAATTTTCGTTCCAAAAAACGGCATACGGGGAATAAGGCCCCATACGCACATGAGCCTGCTCGGCATACGGCAACCACATTAGGTGTTTAAGGGCGAGGGTAATTGATGAATGCTATTGAAGTCGAGAATCTGACAAAACAATACGGTGATTTAATAGCAGTTAATCATATATCTTTCGAAGTGAAGGAGGGGGAGATATTTGGTTTTCTTGGTCCTAACGGGGCGGGAAAGACCTCTACAATTAGTATGATGACAGGTCTGAGCCAACCCTCTGAAGGAACCGCAAGAATAATGGGTCACGATATACAGAAAGAACCTTTTCGTGCTAAAGAATGCTTTGGGATTGTTCCGGAAGTTTCTAATGTATATGGTGGCTTTTCTGCCTGGCAAAACCTGATGTTTGCCGGGGAACTGTACGGCATCCCGAGAGAACAGAAAACCCGCAGGGCCGATGTGCTGCTGGATAAATTTGGTCTCAATGAATTCAAGAAAAAGAAGGCAAAGGGATTCTCAAAAGGGATGAAACGCAAGCTTACAATCGCCATGGCTCTCATAAATGAGCCAGACATCATATTTCTTGATGAGCCCTCGTCAGGGCTGGATGTTCAAAGTGCAGTAATGTTAAAGGAAATCATCCGTGGACTCAATTTAAATGGAACTACGATATTCCTGACCACCCATAACATTGAAGAAGCCAACGTAATGTGTGACAGGGTGGCGATTATAGTGCATGGAAGGATTGCTGCAATAGATTCTCCAGTGAATCTTAAGAAAATAATTCAGGGCACCCAATCCGTTGTTTTTGCTTTTGATTCCATCACAAACTATGATGCACTTCTCAAGATTCCTGAGGTTAGTCGCATGAATAGAGAAGGTGATAAGTGCAGGCTGTACACTGATAACCCTTCGTCTGTCCTGTCTTCTGTGTTCGACTATGCACGTGCAAACAATCTAACGCTTATGACTGTTAACACGCTGGGACCCAGTTTGGAAGATGTTTTCCTGAGACTGGCAGAGGCAGGCAAGCAGAATTTTGAGGTGAATAAGAGATGAAATCACAATCTCTGTATAGACTCGAACGAGAACTTGCCAGTGCATGGGCAATAACAAAAAAGGACATTCGTATCCATTACCTGACTCCTGCAGTCATTATGTTTGGGATTCTTTTCCCGGTATTCCTTTTCATATCTTTTGCAGTTGGAAGAGATCTACCTTTGTTGGAACTGATTCCCGGGCTTATGGCAATTACAATCTTCTTTAGCGCTTCCTCAACAGGGCCGATGGCGGTGCCTACCGAGAGAAGAAACAAAACATATGACAGATTGATCACTGCTCCAATATCCCCTTTCTCTATTCTATTGGGAGGGACGCTCGGGGGATTTATTTTTGGTGGGATAATTGCATCAATTCCGCTTGTCATCGGAATTTTATGGTTTGGTGTCGAGGTTAATAATCTTTTTGCCTTAATAGTAGGTATTAGCATGGCATCGTTTGGCTTTTCTGCCATGGGAATTATGTTTGCAGCCATACCAACTGAAAATCCTGGTGATGTTATGATGATGTTGAATTTTATCAGGCTCCCGCTTTTATTTATCAGCGGAATTTTCATCCCAATTAATGCTATGGGGGACTATTGGTTTGTAACTGTCCTTTCACCACTGACATATTCTGTTGATATACTCAGATATGCGATAGGCGGAGGCAATTACTATAGTCTTGTATGGGATGTTGCAGGTCTTTTAGTATATACATGTCTGTTCTTTATTTTTGGATTTTTACTTCATGAACGAACAAGGTCGCATGAATAGGGAATAATTCTTTATGATGTGTATTGTGCAAATGAGTTTAGGTGTTGATACCTGGAAATTTATAGGCTGATTGAAATTAGATTGGAGTCAGCTTGCTTTCACCATGATCAGCATCATCTTGAACCTGACTTTAGCATCAAGTGAATGCGGGATATTTGCAGGCATGATGACCATCTGCCCCGCCCCCGCAGTGATTTTCTTACCGCCTATTGTCAGCTCAGCCTCCCCGTCAAGTATCTGGACGATCGCATCAAAGGGGGTGGAATGCTCGCTCAACCCCTGTCCTGCATCGAATGAAAACAGGGTCACAGTCCCAGCCTCGTTCTTCTTCAGTGTCCTGCTGACAACAGACCCGTCTGCATAGCTTGTGGAACCCACAATATCAAAGGGCTGTGCCAAAGGAAACTCATTCGGTTTGAAACTCAGTTCATCTGTTTGCTTCATACCATCACCTCTTTAGATTCTTCGTGAATTGCTTTCCGAACAGTTTGCATTCTTTCAGTTCATCACCTGTCGGATTATACCTGAACTTAATCCCGGGGACAACCACCTCGATGCCCGCACTCTTTAGCCCATCTTCTATGACACCCACTGACTCACCACTCCAGCCATATCCACCAAATGCTGCCCCGGCCTTATTCTTGAACCGCAGACCCTTCATGGTCTCTATAAGGGCACCCACCGATGAAAGCACCCTCCTGTTTATTGTAGGCGAGCCGACTATGACACCTTTTGACCTGAATATCTCTGTTATGACATCGTTCATATCACTCTTTGCAACATTGAACAACTTGGCGGGCACACCGCTTTCTTTCAGACCGGATGCAATAGCCTCGGCCATGGACTTTGTCCCGTTCCACATGGTATCATAGGCAATGACAATAAAGTCCTCCTGGTACGCATCAGCCCATTCGTAATATTTCCCCACAATGTCCAGCGCGTCCTTACGCCAT
The nucleotide sequence above comes from Methanosarcinales archaeon. Encoded proteins:
- a CDS encoding ABC transporter permease: MKSQSLYRLERELASAWAITKKDIRIHYLTPAVIMFGILFPVFLFISFAVGRDLPLLELIPGLMAITIFFSASSTGPMAVPTERRNKTYDRLITAPISPFSILLGGTLGGFIFGGIIASIPLVIGILWFGVEVNNLFALIVGISMASFGFSAMGIMFAAIPTENPGDVMMMLNFIRLPLLFISGIFIPINAMGDYWFVTVLSPLTYSVDILRYAIGGGNYYSLVWDVAGLLVYTCLFFIFGFLLHERTRSHE
- a CDS encoding ATP-binding cassette domain-containing protein, translated to MNAIEVENLTKQYGDLIAVNHISFEVKEGEIFGFLGPNGAGKTSTISMMTGLSQPSEGTARIMGHDIQKEPFRAKECFGIVPEVSNVYGGFSAWQNLMFAGELYGIPREQKTRRADVLLDKFGLNEFKKKKAKGFSKGMKRKLTIAMALINEPDIIFLDEPSSGLDVQSAVMLKEIIRGLNLNGTTIFLTTHNIEEANVMCDRVAIIVHGRIAAIDSPVNLKKIIQGTQSVVFAFDSITNYDALLKIPEVSRMNREGDKCRLYTDNPSSVLSSVFDYARANNLTLMTVNTLGPSLEDVFLRLAEAGKQNFEVNKR
- a CDS encoding cupin domain-containing protein gives rise to the protein MKQTDELSFKPNEFPLAQPFDIVGSTSYADGSVVSRTLKKNEAGTVTLFSFDAGQGLSEHSTPFDAIVQILDGEAELTIGGKKITAGAGQMVIMPANIPHSLDAKVRFKMMLIMVKAS
- a CDS encoding cupin domain-containing protein — translated: MKHTDLKELVEYSTTAPVKKDILSTEWFNVVLVCLEEGQEIQPHPEPYSVLFQVIDGEGTITVGTEKYDVKPNHIIFVPKNGIRGIRPHTHMSLLGIRQPH